A stretch of Aristophania vespae DNA encodes these proteins:
- a CDS encoding FAD-dependent monooxygenase — MTQHYDVCINGAGPIGATLACLLAQAGIKVLLLERQALVTAPLASLDGRAYALTEGSRPLLEKAGLWQNLKGKPEPIKMIHVADGEGRFPKAAPKVKLTFTPEDSPENLPFGWMVEANNLLASIGLTLQNHPSIRVCTSITGQFDFHKDHVSVTLNSGETLTANLAIAADGRRSELRKQVGISLTSLPYHKSALVALLAHEQPHHGAALENFLPQGPFARLPLPPTAEHPHRSAIVWTDRPERIELFKNLSNSSFEDNVQSRLAGETLGKLQLIGRKWIYPLSSQYAHRYTAPRLILIGDAAHGLHPVAGQGMNLGFRDVRLLTTLLTEAFQNKKDLGDKDLLAHYQRITRPNNLAMLAGCDLMERLFSNDKFIIRQARILGLKFLGDDLI, encoded by the coding sequence ATGACCCAGCATTATGATGTCTGTATTAACGGCGCGGGACCAATTGGCGCAACCTTAGCCTGCTTGCTTGCTCAAGCAGGCATAAAAGTATTGCTCCTAGAAAGACAAGCCCTCGTAACAGCTCCTTTGGCTTCTTTAGATGGGCGTGCTTACGCTTTAACAGAAGGCTCGCGTCCTCTTTTGGAAAAAGCAGGATTATGGCAGAATCTGAAGGGTAAACCTGAACCCATCAAAATGATCCATGTTGCTGATGGCGAAGGCCGTTTTCCTAAAGCAGCCCCTAAAGTCAAATTGACTTTCACACCTGAAGATTCCCCAGAAAATCTCCCTTTCGGATGGATGGTGGAAGCTAATAATCTGTTAGCCTCTATTGGTCTGACACTGCAAAACCACCCCTCCATTCGGGTTTGTACCTCTATTACGGGGCAATTTGATTTCCACAAAGATCATGTTTCAGTCACGCTTAATTCTGGCGAGACATTAACAGCAAATCTTGCGATTGCAGCAGATGGACGCCGATCCGAACTTCGCAAACAGGTAGGCATTAGTTTAACCTCCCTTCCCTATCATAAGTCCGCTTTAGTTGCGTTATTGGCTCATGAACAACCTCATCATGGCGCTGCTCTTGAGAATTTTTTGCCGCAAGGGCCTTTTGCACGCCTTCCTCTTCCACCAACAGCCGAACATCCTCACCGTTCTGCCATTGTGTGGACAGATCGCCCAGAGCGAATTGAACTTTTTAAAAATCTTTCAAATTCATCATTTGAAGATAATGTTCAAAGCCGGCTAGCAGGAGAAACATTAGGCAAACTTCAATTAATCGGCAGGAAATGGATTTACCCTCTTTCCTCTCAATATGCCCATCGTTATACAGCGCCACGACTTATTCTTATTGGCGATGCTGCTCATGGGCTACACCCTGTTGCAGGACAAGGTATGAATTTAGGGTTTCGCGATGTAAGGCTTTTGACAACTCTTTTAACCGAAGCCTTTCAAAATAAAAAAGATTTAGGAGACAAAGATCTTCTCGCCCATTATCAACGTATAACTCGACCCAATAACCTTGCCATGCTTGCTGGGTGTGATCTTATGGAAAGACTTTTCAGCAATGACAAATTTATCATTCGCCAAGCGCGGATTTTAGGGCTTAAATTCTTGGGGGACGACCTCATTTAA